A genomic stretch from Erwinia sp. E_sp_B01_1 includes:
- a CDS encoding glutathione S-transferase family protein, whose translation MGQLIDGVWYDNWYDTKSTGGRFKRSEAAFRNWVTVDGKAGPTGKEGFRAEAGRYHLYVSLACPWAHRTLVMRKLKGLDPLISVSVVHPLMLENGWTFDDDFPAATGDSLYQNEYLYQLYLHADKEYTGRVTVPVLWDKQQHTIVSNESADIMRMFNSAFDAVGARAGDYYPEDLRSKIDAVNGWVYDTVNNGVYKSGFATSQEAYDEAVTSLFSSLERLEQMLGQHRYLTGNHLTEADIRLWTTLVRFDPVYVTHFKCDKYRISDYLNLNGFLRELYQMPGLAETVNLEHIRHHYYCSHKTINPNGVISVGPAFNWDEPHGREERFR comes from the coding sequence ATGGGACAACTGATAGACGGTGTCTGGTACGACAACTGGTATGACACAAAATCCACCGGAGGGCGTTTTAAGCGTTCCGAAGCGGCTTTCCGTAACTGGGTTACCGTTGATGGCAAAGCAGGGCCAACCGGCAAAGAGGGCTTTCGTGCCGAGGCTGGCCGTTACCATCTTTACGTGTCTCTTGCCTGCCCCTGGGCGCACCGCACGCTGGTCATGCGCAAGCTTAAAGGCCTCGATCCCCTGATTTCAGTTTCTGTCGTGCATCCACTGATGCTGGAAAACGGCTGGACGTTTGATGATGATTTTCCCGCCGCTACGGGCGACAGCCTGTATCAGAACGAATATCTCTATCAGCTCTATCTGCATGCCGATAAAGAATACACTGGCCGCGTGACCGTTCCGGTGCTGTGGGACAAGCAACAACACACCATCGTCAGCAACGAATCCGCCGATATTATGCGGATGTTCAACAGCGCCTTTGATGCCGTGGGCGCCCGGGCTGGCGACTACTATCCTGAAGATCTGCGCAGCAAAATTGATGCCGTGAACGGCTGGGTTTATGACACGGTTAATAATGGCGTGTATAAATCGGGGTTTGCCACTTCTCAGGAAGCTTACGATGAAGCCGTGACATCCCTGTTCAGCTCGCTGGAGCGGCTGGAGCAGATGCTGGGACAGCATCGCTATCTCACAGGCAATCATCTGACGGAAGCCGATATACGCCTGTGGACCACCCTGGTGCGATTTGATCCGGTATACGTGACCCACTTCAAATGCGATAAATACCGCATCAGTGATTACCTGAACCTGAATGGTTTCCTGCGTGAGCTTTATCAGATGCCGGGTCTGGCCGAAACGGTCAACCTTGAACACATCCGTCATCACTATTATTGCAGCCACAAGACGATTAATCCGAACGGGGTGATTTCCGTTGGTCCTGCCTTTAACTGGGATGAGCCTCACGGCCGCGAAGAGCGGTTCCGCTAA
- a CDS encoding DoxX family protein, producing the protein MKKLEDIGFLVARILMPVLFIVAGWGKITGYAGTQQYMEHMGVPGFFLPLTILLEFGGGLAILFGLLTRFTAIVTAIFTLITAFVFHADFSVDGNSINFMKNLTIAGGYLLLFITGPGAFSLDRILNKKW; encoded by the coding sequence ATGAAAAAATTAGAAGATATTGGCTTTTTAGTTGCGCGTATTCTGATGCCAGTGCTGTTTATTGTCGCGGGTTGGGGAAAAATCACCGGCTATGCAGGTACCCAACAGTATATGGAACACATGGGCGTGCCTGGCTTCTTCCTGCCTCTGACTATTCTGCTGGAATTTGGCGGCGGTCTGGCAATTCTGTTTGGTTTGCTGACCCGCTTCACCGCGATTGTCACGGCTATCTTCACCCTGATTACTGCTTTCGTGTTCCATGCAGATTTCTCAGTTGATGGTAACTCCATCAACTTTATGAAAAATCTGACTATCGCTGGCGGCTACCTGTTGCTGTTCATTACCGGTCCTGGCGCATTCAGTCTGGATCGCATCCTGAACAAAAAATGGTAA